A region of Mesorhizobium sp. M3A.F.Ca.ET.080.04.2.1 DNA encodes the following proteins:
- a CDS encoding 5'-nucleotidase C-terminal domain-containing protein, which produces MKKIAAILTLSASTLGLSAGASFADYTLNILHFNDWHSRIEGNNKYESTCSAEEETKGECIGGAGRLITAIAQERKKLEGQNVLLLNAGDSFQGSLFYITYKGAAEEEFLNQIKPDAVTLGNHEFDDGESALVPYLDKAKFPIVSANVVPNDKSGAAGKIKPSIVLDVGGQKIGIVGAVTNDTPELASPGPNIAIEDDVKSITAEVEKLKGEGVNKIIAVTHIGYNRERDVIAKIPGVDIVVGGHSHTLLSNTDPKAAGPYPTMVDNPDGSKVPVVQAASYSKYLGEFKVVFDDNGVVKEASGDPIYLDKSITPDPAVLARIKELGAPIEALKNKEVAETTKPIDGSRENCRARECEMGNLVSDAVLDRVKGQGVEIVITNGGGLRASIDQGVVTMGEVLTVLPFQNTLATFKISGKDLVAALESGLSQIEDGAGRFPQVAGLKYSFDKSAAPNAGRVKSVEVMENGAWTPINPDKHYLVATNNYVRQGGDGYKVFAEKASDAYDYGPGLEQVVADYLGAHRPYTPKLDGRITEIGATVAAAEPAKPAATAPAAEPAKPAETAPATAEPAMPALPSNSGDIAGTPPSVPAETATSAPAEAAKPAETAPTEAKPAGSSPESSHVIAAGDTYWDLAKKAYGDGTKWKLISEANKDYKPRRLPLGGTLTIPPAAK; this is translated from the coding sequence ATGAAGAAGATTGCCGCCATTCTAACCCTGTCTGCCTCGACGCTTGGCCTGTCGGCCGGAGCATCCTTTGCCGACTACACGCTGAATATTCTGCATTTCAACGATTGGCACAGCCGCATCGAAGGCAACAACAAGTACGAATCGACTTGCTCTGCCGAGGAGGAAACCAAGGGCGAATGCATTGGCGGCGCCGGTCGGCTGATCACCGCGATCGCCCAGGAGCGCAAGAAGCTCGAGGGCCAGAATGTGCTGCTGCTCAACGCAGGCGACAGCTTCCAAGGGTCGCTGTTCTACATCACCTACAAGGGTGCGGCGGAGGAGGAGTTTCTCAACCAGATCAAGCCCGACGCCGTGACGCTCGGCAATCACGAGTTCGACGACGGCGAGAGCGCGCTGGTGCCTTACCTCGACAAGGCGAAGTTCCCGATCGTCAGCGCCAATGTGGTGCCCAACGACAAGTCTGGCGCCGCGGGCAAGATCAAGCCGTCGATCGTGCTTGACGTCGGTGGACAGAAGATCGGCATTGTCGGCGCCGTCACCAACGACACGCCGGAGCTCGCCTCGCCCGGGCCGAACATCGCCATCGAGGACGACGTCAAATCGATCACCGCCGAGGTCGAGAAGCTGAAGGGAGAAGGCGTCAACAAGATCATCGCCGTCACCCATATCGGCTATAACCGCGAACGCGACGTGATCGCCAAGATCCCCGGCGTCGACATCGTGGTCGGCGGCCACAGCCACACGCTTCTGTCCAACACTGATCCGAAGGCGGCTGGCCCCTATCCGACGATGGTCGACAACCCCGACGGCTCCAAGGTGCCGGTGGTGCAGGCGGCGTCCTATTCGAAATATCTCGGCGAGTTCAAGGTGGTGTTCGACGACAACGGCGTCGTCAAGGAAGCGAGCGGCGACCCGATCTATCTCGACAAGTCGATCACGCCGGATCCTGCCGTTCTCGCCCGCATCAAGGAACTGGGCGCGCCCATCGAGGCGCTGAAGAACAAGGAAGTCGCCGAGACCACCAAGCCCATCGACGGCAGCCGGGAGAATTGCCGCGCCCGCGAATGCGAGATGGGCAATCTCGTCTCGGACGCCGTCCTCGATCGCGTGAAGGGCCAGGGCGTCGAGATCGTCATTACGAACGGCGGCGGCCTGCGCGCCTCGATCGACCAGGGTGTCGTGACCATGGGCGAGGTGCTTACCGTGCTGCCCTTCCAGAACACGCTGGCGACCTTCAAGATCTCCGGCAAGGATCTGGTGGCCGCCCTGGAAAGCGGCCTCAGCCAGATCGAGGATGGCGCCGGACGCTTCCCGCAGGTCGCCGGATTGAAATATTCCTTCGACAAATCGGCCGCCCCCAACGCAGGTCGCGTCAAATCCGTCGAGGTGATGGAAAACGGCGCATGGACGCCGATCAATCCGGACAAGCATTATCTCGTCGCCACCAACAACTATGTCCGCCAGGGCGGCGACGGCTACAAGGTCTTCGCGGAGAAGGCTTCGGATGCCTATGACTATGGTCCGGGCCTTGAGCAGGTGGTGGCCGACTATCTTGGCGCGCACCGGCCCTACACGCCGAAGCTCGACGGCCGCATCACCGAGATCGGCGCGACCGTAGCGGCAGCGGAGCCCGCGAAACCGGCCGCGACGGCGCCGGCCGCCGAACCGGCGAAGCCGGCGGAGACGGCGCCCGCGACCGCTGAGCCAGCAATGCCGGCCCTGCCGTCAAATTCCGGCGACATCGCCGGCACGCCGCCCAGCGTTCCGGCTGAAACGGCAACGTCGGCACCAGCCGAAGCAGCAAAGCCTGCCGAAACAGCCCCAACGGAGGCCAAGCCGGCCGGGAGCAGCCCGGAGAGCAGCCACGTGATCGCCGCCGGCGACACCTACTGGGACCTGGCCAAGAAAGCCTATGGCGACGGCACCAAATGGAAGCTGATCTCCGAGGCCAACAAGGACTACAAGCCGCGCCGGCTGCCGCTCGGCGGGACGCTGACCATTCCCCCGGCCGCGAAGTAG
- the hemH gene encoding ferrochelatase → MTLADPADAKAAVTIGPALTGAAAARTGKIGIMLINLGTPDGTEFKPMWRYLREFLSDPRVIELNKAIWYPILYGLVLTTRPKKSGANYARIWNTEKNESPLRTFTRAQADKLAEALGDLPNVVVDWAMRYGNPSTASVTRRLVEQGCDRILSFPLYPQYSATTTATANDQLFRALMKIRHAPAVRSVPPYYDEPIYIEALARSIEKHLTSLDFEPEVVITSYHGIPKPYADKGDPYQAHCLETTRLLRARLGWDEKKLITTFQSRFGAQEWLQPYTDVTVEKLAKEGVKSIAIVNPGFSVDCIETLDEIGREAAETFHHAGGKHFAHIPCLNDSAEGMAVVEAMVRRELSGWV, encoded by the coding sequence ATGACGCTTGCCGATCCCGCCGACGCAAAAGCCGCCGTGACCATCGGCCCGGCGCTGACGGGCGCCGCGGCGGCGCGGACGGGCAAGATCGGCATCATGCTGATCAACCTCGGCACGCCGGACGGCACCGAGTTCAAGCCGATGTGGCGCTATCTGCGGGAATTCCTGTCCGACCCACGCGTCATCGAGCTCAACAAGGCGATCTGGTACCCGATCCTCTACGGCCTCGTGCTCACCACACGGCCGAAAAAATCCGGCGCCAACTACGCCAGGATCTGGAATACCGAGAAAAACGAGTCTCCGCTGCGCACCTTCACCCGCGCGCAGGCCGACAAGCTGGCGGAAGCTCTCGGCGACCTGCCGAACGTCGTGGTCGACTGGGCGATGCGCTACGGCAATCCTTCGACGGCGAGCGTCACGCGCCGGCTGGTCGAGCAGGGCTGTGACCGGATCCTTTCCTTTCCGCTCTATCCGCAATATTCAGCGACGACGACGGCGACCGCCAACGACCAGTTGTTCCGCGCGCTGATGAAGATCAGGCACGCGCCGGCAGTCCGCAGCGTGCCGCCCTACTATGACGAGCCCATCTATATCGAGGCGCTCGCGCGTTCGATCGAAAAGCATCTGACCAGCCTCGATTTCGAGCCGGAGGTGGTGATCACTTCCTATCACGGCATCCCCAAGCCTTATGCCGACAAGGGGGATCCCTATCAGGCGCATTGCCTCGAGACGACTCGGCTGCTGCGAGCAAGGCTCGGCTGGGACGAGAAGAAGCTCATCACCACCTTTCAGTCACGCTTCGGCGCGCAGGAATGGCTGCAGCCCTATACCGACGTGACGGTCGAGAAGCTGGCGAAAGAGGGCGTGAAGTCGATCGCCATCGTCAATCCGGGCTTTTCCGTCGACTGCATCGAGACGCTGGACGAGATCGGCCGCGAAGCGGCCGAGACCTTCCATCATGCCGGCGGCAAGCATTTCGCCCACATCCCTTGCCTGAACGACAGCGCCGAGGGCATGGCGGTCGTCGAAGCGATGGTGCGCCGGGAATTGTCGGGCTGGGTCTGA